The Candidatus Rubidus massiliensis DNA segment AATATTTCTTGAAAAAATCCATTTTGCATGATTTTTTTAGAATGGAAAGGCTTTCTATCCTGTATTTTTTTTTGATGAATAAATTTGGCACAAGCTAAACAAAGAAGAAAATCTTTATTATCTATAGCAAACTTTAACGTTTTTTTTAACAGTTGCTTATCTAGATAATTGCAAATAAACCCTCTTACTTTTTTTAATAAGTCTTGAAAGTTTAAACTTTGAGCTAGATATAGAACTGGAATACAATTTGTAGAATTGATTATCACATCTTCAAAACTAAAATAAGCCTTAACGATTTTTCTCAATTCATTTTGATCAGGTTTTTCTTTAAAGTCTTTAAAAATGTAAATTAAAAACTCATTTAACTTAAAATAAACAATCTCACCATCTAAATTACATTGCATTTTCTCATAAAAAAAACTTGATAAATGTTTTGAGATAACGCCCAATTGAGAAAAAGACTCATTATCTAAAACCAATTTTTGAATTGGAAAATCAACTTTCAATTTAGGAAATTTGGCAATGGCCAATAAATAAATTTCATTTATTTTTTTTAAAAATGGAGATGAAAAACTAATATCAATGGGTAGAGCCTGAAATTTTCTATCGAACTTCATAAAAAATTCAGGTTTTTCCCAAAAGTGATTAAAACAAACTGTATTGTTGAAAATAGTGTTTACAATGAAAAGTAAATCATTTACTTCATGAAAAAGGCATTGAGGACGAGCATTTAGCAACAAAGATATGTCGTTAAATGTAGCCATAAGTTGTTAAATATCTTTTTTTTCAAATCTTTTCCGGCTCCCTCTAAAAATTCCTTTTGCTTGTCCTTCTAAGGCTTTATCCATAGCTCTCATAATCAAAACACCTTTTTCTACGTGATCAGATGTATGTGTTATATATACTTTTTCAGAGCTTTCTTTAGTTTTAATCCCTTTAGCATTTAAAGGCAAATCTGAGATTAGCAATAGAGCACCTAATGGCAGTTTATGATAATAACTAGACATAAATAGTGTTGCACATTCCATTTCAATAGCTTGGGCTCTAGAAGCTCTTAAACGCTCTTTAAATTCTTTATTAAATTCCCAAAAACGTTTGTTAGTTGTGTGGGTAATTCCTACGTGATAATGTGCCTGTTCTTTTTCTAAAACATTTGTCACGACTTTTTGCACTAAAAAATTTGCCATAGCTGGTACTTCCGATGGAAAATAAAAGTCAGATGTCCCCTCTCCTCTAATGCCTGCAATGGGAACAAAATAATCCCCTACAGCATAATGCCTTCTAAGACCTCCACACATACCTAATAATAGGGTTGCTTTTACCGGTAAATGAGCGCACAAATCTACGACTAAGGCAGCAGCTGGCGATCCAATTTTAAAATCTAAAATACTGACCCCTTCTTCTGGAGAATGGGCTACTTTAAACATGGATCCTTCATAGATTGGCACATTTCTTTTTTGCGCAAAGTATTGCACGTATCTTGGAAAATTGGTTAATAACAGATAAGGTTGATACATATTAGCATCACAACCCGAGTATCGTTCTAAGGTATCTAATGCTATTTTTTCTTCGTGATCATCAAATGGAATTAAGCCCTCTTCAGGTGCTATCAAGTCGTCTTCATTTTCTAACATACTAATCTTCCCAATTAACTTCAGGGGGTGATGGTTCATTTAATAAGGGGCCAAATTCAATTCTTCTTTTTTTCTTATACAAAAATGTTGTCCCACATTTTTCACATTTCACATTTTTTTGAAGATTTCCTAAGACATAATTATAACTTGATCGATTTTCATTTATAAAATTACAAGTTGGACAAAGAATGTAGTCAATTATGATTGGATAAGTATGATTACCACCTTTTTGAATCGTCATCTTAACCTTTAAAAATTGCTTCCAGAAATAGGGTTATTATTCCTTTTTTCTTTTTTTTAGGTTTTTGGTGGTAAGAATTCCCCCATCCATTAATTTCATGCATTTCACACCCGATAATCCCTTTACTCGGTTCTACACGACGCTTAATTAAAGGTTCATCGGGTTTGTAATCTTTATATTGTTTTGGCCACATAGTAGTATATCAATTAAATAAATTAAGCAAACATTAAATTTTAATTTTGTTTTTTCAACTATAAATTATTTATACCTCGTTAAATTATCCATAACTTTTTTAGTTAAATTTATAAAGTTAAAAAACGGATAGACAGATCTATTTTCAATTTGGTATCTTAAATGCTTTATTTTTAAGAGGATTTTTATGGCACAAGTAAGTACTAATGAATTTAAAGCCGGCGTTAAAGTTGAAGTTGAAGGACAACCTTATACAATTGTATCTAACGAATTTGTAAAACCGGGCAAAGGACAAGCTTTCAATCGCGTAAGATTAAAGCATTTGATGACTAATAGAGTCGTCGAAAAAACGTTCAAATCAGGCGATAAAGTTGATGTAGCAGATGTTGTGGAAGCAAAAATGAGAATGCTTTACAAAGAAAATGATGGTGTCAATTTCATGGATGATGACACTTTTGAACAAGTTAAAGTTCCACTAGACAGCATTGGCGACAATATTCAGTGGCTTAAAGACGACTTAGTTTATGATATTATATTTTATAAAGGCAATCCTGTAACGGTTGAACCACCTACATTTTTAGAATTAGTTATTACTGAAACAAATCCAGGTGATAGAGGAAATACAGCTTCCGGACGTGTTATGAAACCTGCTATTTTAGAAACTGGCGCAAAAATTCAAGTCCCTATTTTTATTGAACAAGGGGAAAAAATTAAGGTTGATACAAGAACTGGAGAGTATGTTTCTAGAAGTACCTAAAAACCTTTCTAAAATTTCAGTCCTAAAAGATCGTGCGCACATGTTAGCTCAAGTGCGCGCTTTTTTTTCTGATAAAAATGTATTGGAAGTCGATTGTCCATTAGCTACGACTTTTGCCTCTATTGATACCCATATCGATTTACTACCCGCTCTTTACAACAACCAAACGACACGCTACTTAACGTCTTCTCCTGAATATGGAATGAAAAGACTTTTAGCCCAAGGAATGGGCGATATTTACCAATTAGCTCACGTCTTTAGAGATGGGGAATGTGGAAACAAACATAACCCTGAATTTATGATGATCGAATGGTACCGTCTGGACTTTACACTGCAACAAATGAGTCAAGAAACGTGTAACTTAATTCAATTATTTATAGGTCCTCTACCCATGCAAGTGATTAGCTACCGTGAAGCTTTTCAAAAATTTTTGAACGTAGATTATGTTCATACCACAGAAAAGCAATTGTTAGAGTTAATCCAAGAAAAAAAGATAGAGACTTATCCAGGTATTGAAGAGGACGGCAAAGACGCACTCTTAAATCTCCTCCTTGCCACTTGTATAGAACCACAACTTGGCGAAAAGGCTTTATGTATACTACAACATTATCCAGCCAGTCAGTGTGCCTTAGCAACCAAAAAACAAATAGAGGATGAATTCGTAGCCGAACGTTTTGAAATATATTACCAAGGGCTTGAACTTGCCAATGGTTATCACGAATTAACAGATGCTAAAGAACAAAGAAAACGTTTTGTGATCAGTAATAGTGAACGTTTAAAAAATGGAAAGAAAGAGTTACCAATCGACGAATATTTTT contains these protein-coding regions:
- the amn gene encoding AMP nucleosidase is translated as MLENEDDLIAPEEGLIPFDDHEEKIALDTLERYSGCDANMYQPYLLLTNFPRYVQYFAQKRNVPIYEGSMFKVAHSPEEGVSILDFKIGSPAAALVVDLCAHLPVKATLLLGMCGGLRRHYAVGDYFVPIAGIRGEGTSDFYFPSEVPAMANFLVQKVVTNVLEKEQAHYHVGITHTTNKRFWEFNKEFKERLRASRAQAIEMECATLFMSSYYHKLPLGALLLISDLPLNAKGIKTKESSEKVYITHTSDHVEKGVLIMRAMDKALEGQAKGIFRGSRKRFEKKDI
- the efp_1 gene encoding Elongation factor P; this encodes MAQVSTNEFKAGVKVEVEGQPYTIVSNEFVKPGKGQAFNRVRLKHLMTNRVVEKTFKSGDKVDVADVVEAKMRMLYKENDGVNFMDDDTFEQVKVPLDSIGDNIQWLKDDLVYDIIFYKGNPVTVEPPTFLELVITETNPGDRGNTASGRVMKPAILETGAKIQVPIFIEQGEKIKVDTRTGEYVSRST
- the epmA gene encoding Elongation factor P--(R)-beta-lysine ligase — translated: MFLEVPKNLSKISVLKDRAHMLAQVRAFFSDKNVLEVDCPLATTFASIDTHIDLLPALYNNQTTRYLTSSPEYGMKRLLAQGMGDIYQLAHVFRDGECGNKHNPEFMMIEWYRLDFTLQQMSQETCNLIQLFIGPLPMQVISYREAFQKFLNVDYVHTTEKQLLELIQEKKIETYPGIEEDGKDALLNLLLATCIEPQLGEKALCILQHYPASQCALATKKQIEDEFVAERFEIYYQGLELANGYHELTDAKEQRKRFVISNSERLKNGKKELPIDEYFLSALEKGLPNCSGVAVGFDRLMMLRHQTPFIEDVIPFSWEKA